A portion of the Litorimonas taeanensis genome contains these proteins:
- the grpE gene encoding nucleotide exchange factor GrpE, with product MSDPKKPTMPNIKGMGDMPTEAELDALQAEIDNATKGMGNRAAAAQAAKDAQATEEEIKASLENAGINADAPDAGAAAIARIQELEAELANLKDQALRSMADAENVKKRAEREVAAAKTFGIERFAQDILSVHDNLSRALLTLEGTNKDELGENAKNLVAGIELTEKDLIMVLSRHGVKAVPGVGSKFDPNVHQAVANIPSDEEKGNVANVMQTGFKIGDRTLRAAMVAVSTGPAA from the coding sequence ATGTCTGACCCGAAAAAACCAACAATGCCCAATATCAAAGGCATGGGTGATATGCCCACCGAAGCCGAACTTGACGCACTTCAAGCTGAAATTGACAACGCAACGAAAGGCATGGGCAATCGTGCCGCCGCCGCTCAAGCCGCTAAAGACGCTCAAGCGACTGAGGAAGAGATTAAAGCTAGCCTTGAAAACGCAGGCATTAATGCTGACGCCCCTGACGCTGGGGCCGCCGCTATCGCCCGCATCCAAGAACTAGAGGCGGAACTTGCTAATTTAAAAGACCAAGCCCTTCGCTCTATGGCAGATGCTGAAAATGTCAAAAAACGCGCGGAACGCGAAGTAGCTGCTGCAAAAACATTTGGAATTGAACGCTTTGCTCAAGACATCCTCTCTGTTCACGACAATCTTTCTCGGGCGCTCTTAACCCTCGAAGGCACAAATAAGGATGAACTTGGTGAGAATGCTAAAAATCTCGTGGCAGGGATTGAGCTAACAGAAAAAGACCTCATCATGGTATTATCGCGTCATGGTGTTAAAGCTGTGCCGGGTGTGGGGTCAAAATTTGACCCCAATGTGCATCAAGCTGTAGCCAATATTCCCTCTGATGAAGAAAAGGGTAATGTCGCAAATGTAATGCAGACGGGCTTTAAAATCGGTGATCGTACTTTGCGGGCCGCTATGGTTGCTGTCAGCACAGGCCCTGCGGCATAA
- a CDS encoding Lrp/AsnC family transcriptional regulator, whose translation MDSKDRQIIRALQSDGRMTNQDLAEKVNLSPSPCLRRLRNLEKSGIISGYSVDVDSVAYGLPVTVFVRVQLDKHTEDVVQNFEAQISKIDHVLECYMMTGRADYLLKVIVADLNDYEGFVRRALHPIGGIGSIDTSFAYGVVKKTSVFPRLHQNQHMD comes from the coding sequence ATGGACAGTAAAGATCGACAAATCATTCGCGCCCTACAAAGTGATGGCCGAATGACAAATCAGGATTTAGCGGAAAAGGTGAATCTGTCTCCATCACCCTGTTTACGCAGGCTACGTAATTTGGAGAAGTCTGGCATTATTTCTGGTTATAGTGTGGATGTGGATTCTGTGGCATATGGTCTACCCGTTACGGTATTTGTGCGCGTTCAATTAGACAAACACACCGAAGACGTAGTTCAAAACTTTGAAGCGCAAATTAGTAAAATAGACCATGTCTTGGAATGTTACATGATGACAGGTCGAGCTGATTATTTATTAAAAGTTATCGTAGCGGACCTGAATGACTATGAGGGTTTTGTTCGGCGAGCCCTTCACCCAATTGGGGGGATCGGGTCCATTGATACAAGCTTTGCCTATGGCGTTGTAAAGAAAACGAGTGTGTTCCCAAGATTACACCAAAATCAACATATGGATTAA
- the hrcA gene encoding heat-inducible transcriptional repressor HrcA, translating to MTAPAPHFSLSDLDSRARRVFRDIVESYLESGAPVGSKTLALSSGQNLSPATIRNTMAELSRFGLLASPHVSAGRIPTQAGLRLFVDGLLEIGDLGKTEQANLEARLAGSNQSPDRFLEQASGMLAGLAGGAGLVLCPQSQLSSPLRHVEFVALDNGQALVVLVFEDGHIENRLMPRPEGLLPASLERAGNFLSARLKGRRLEEARADILEEIAQGHAQIDASAASLIEQGLATWSGQDDGAESKRALIVRGRAQLLDNLEAQTDLERIRLLFEDLERKEELIALLDRTEQADGVKIFIGTENPLFSLSGSSLVIAPYRDAKQNILGAVGVIGPTRLNYARVIPMVDYTAQLVGRWLNKA from the coding sequence ATGACAGCACCCGCTCCACATTTTTCGCTTTCGGATCTCGACAGCCGCGCTCGTAGAGTTTTTCGGGATATTGTAGAAAGCTATCTTGAGTCTGGAGCCCCTGTAGGTTCAAAAACCCTTGCTCTTTCCAGTGGTCAAAATCTATCGCCCGCTACAATTCGGAACACCATGGCCGAATTAAGCCGCTTTGGATTACTGGCCTCGCCCCATGTCAGCGCAGGGCGAATTCCTACACAGGCGGGGTTACGGCTTTTTGTGGACGGCTTATTAGAAATTGGCGACCTCGGGAAAACAGAGCAAGCCAATCTAGAAGCTCGCCTAGCAGGCTCAAATCAATCACCTGATCGGTTTTTAGAACAAGCTAGCGGTATGCTCGCGGGGCTCGCTGGCGGCGCAGGATTAGTCCTATGCCCACAATCACAATTATCCTCGCCTTTGCGCCATGTAGAATTTGTTGCGCTTGACAATGGACAAGCCTTAGTCGTTCTTGTTTTCGAAGATGGCCACATTGAAAACCGTCTGATGCCTCGCCCTGAAGGTTTGCTTCCGGCCTCATTAGAGCGCGCCGGAAACTTCCTCTCTGCCCGCTTAAAAGGCCGTCGACTCGAAGAAGCCCGCGCAGATATCCTTGAGGAAATAGCCCAAGGCCATGCCCAAATTGATGCCTCTGCGGCCAGCCTTATTGAACAAGGCCTCGCAACCTGGTCTGGTCAAGACGATGGGGCCGAGAGCAAACGCGCCCTAATTGTTCGCGGTCGAGCGCAACTTCTTGATAACTTAGAAGCGCAAACAGATCTTGAGCGCATCCGGCTATTGTTCGAAGATTTAGAGCGAAAAGAGGAACTCATCGCCCTGCTGGACCGAACAGAACAAGCAGATGGCGTGAAGATTTTTATCGGTACAGAAAACCCGTTATTTTCTTTATCTGGGTCTAGCTTAGTCATTGCCCCCTACCGTGATGCCAAACAGAATATTCTTGGCGCGGTCGGCGTTATTGGTCCAACACGACTAAATTATGCTCGCGTTATACCAATGGTGGATTATACTGCACAACTCGTCGGTCGTTGGTTGAATAAAGCATAA
- a CDS encoding methionine gamma-lyase has product MANDNHGFATRAIHQGYNPLEHQGALTPPVHFTSTYAFETAETGGAMFAGEQDGHVYSRISNPTLSILEERMASLEGGEAAIAVGSGIGAITSTLWTLLKAGDEIIVDKTLYGCTFSFLHHGLAKFGVTITHVDLTNVDNLRGAINKNVKIVYFETPANPNMRLVDISQVSKIAKANNILTLVDNTYATPYITQPIKLGADIVVHSATKYLGGHGDLVAGMIIGTQEMMERVRLMGLKDMTGAVMSPFTAMLIMRGLKTLELRMERHSSSAMIAAQMLERSPEISKVWYPGLESFEQRPLAKKQMQSFGGMIAFELRGGLEAGRQFINKLNLIQCAVSLGDAESLIQHPASMTHSTYTPEEREHHGISDGLIRLSIGLENIDDIIADLKNGFEALTASAAA; this is encoded by the coding sequence ATGGCAAACGACAATCATGGCTTTGCGACCCGCGCAATTCATCAGGGTTATAACCCACTGGAACATCAGGGCGCCCTAACCCCGCCAGTGCATTTCACCTCGACCTATGCTTTTGAAACCGCTGAAACAGGCGGAGCGATGTTTGCGGGAGAGCAAGACGGGCATGTCTACTCACGGATCTCAAACCCTACGCTTTCCATTTTAGAGGAACGTATGGCCTCATTAGAGGGAGGCGAAGCGGCGATTGCTGTAGGTTCTGGAATTGGAGCTATCACTTCAACCCTCTGGACCTTGCTGAAAGCTGGGGATGAGATTATCGTCGACAAAACACTTTATGGCTGTACGTTTTCATTTCTGCATCACGGTCTCGCAAAATTTGGCGTCACGATTACGCATGTCGATTTAACAAATGTTGATAATTTACGCGGCGCAATAAATAAGAACGTAAAAATCGTTTATTTTGAAACGCCCGCAAACCCCAATATGCGTCTTGTCGATATTTCGCAGGTGTCAAAGATTGCCAAAGCCAACAACATATTGACCCTTGTCGATAATACCTATGCCACCCCCTATATTACACAGCCCATAAAACTCGGGGCAGATATCGTGGTTCACTCTGCGACCAAATATCTCGGCGGCCACGGGGATCTCGTCGCAGGCATGATTATCGGAACACAAGAGATGATGGAGCGCGTTCGGTTGATGGGACTAAAAGATATGACGGGTGCGGTCATGAGTCCTTTTACAGCTATGTTGATTATGCGCGGATTAAAAACATTAGAGCTACGTATGGAACGTCACTCTTCAAGCGCTATGATTGCCGCGCAGATGCTAGAGCGTTCTCCTGAGATATCCAAAGTTTGGTATCCCGGGCTTGAAAGCTTTGAACAACGACCGCTCGCAAAAAAACAAATGCAAAGCTTTGGCGGCATGATTGCTTTTGAGTTGAGAGGCGGATTGGAGGCTGGGCGTCAATTTATCAATAAGTTAAACCTCATTCAATGTGCAGTATCGCTGGGCGACGCAGAGTCACTTATTCAACACCCTGCCAGTATGACTCACTCCACATACACCCCCGAGGAACGAGAGCATCACGGCATTAGTGACGGGCTTATTCGTTTATCAATTGGCCTAGAAAATATCGATGATATCATCGCAGACTTAAAAAACGGATTTGAGGCCCTTACAGCCTCTGCCGCCGCCTAG
- the mutM gene encoding bifunctional DNA-formamidopyrimidine glycosylase/DNA-(apurinic or apyrimidinic site) lyase — MPELPEVETVRRGLYPVMEGAVFCSVTLNRPDLRFPFHPDFVARIEGQRLTRLSRRAKFLQADLSSGERLFMHLGMSGRFIIDHQNTPDLVHAHKANPKHHHVIFEMDNGAIIIFNDPRRFGFMELAANGEDYRLDHIGPEPLSNQFNGPVLREALRGKKSKIKAALLDQRVVAGLGNIYVCEALFRALISPRRAAGRLSVRETDALAAHIKDVLSEAIQAGGSSLKDFSNTDGKLGYFQHQFDVYGREGKPCPVCNTPIKRIVQSGRSSFFCRPCQK, encoded by the coding sequence ATGCCTGAACTTCCCGAAGTCGAAACGGTCCGCCGAGGGCTATACCCCGTTATGGAAGGGGCTGTTTTTTGTAGCGTTACTCTAAATCGTCCAGACCTTCGCTTTCCTTTTCATCCTGATTTCGTTGCAAGGATAGAAGGTCAAAGACTCACCCGGCTTTCTCGGCGGGCAAAGTTTTTGCAAGCTGATCTCTCATCAGGTGAGAGACTGTTCATGCATCTGGGCATGAGTGGGCGGTTTATCATCGATCACCAAAACACGCCTGATCTGGTTCACGCCCATAAGGCGAATCCAAAACACCATCACGTCATATTCGAGATGGATAATGGCGCCATAATAATATTCAATGACCCTAGACGATTTGGATTCATGGAACTCGCCGCCAATGGTGAAGATTACCGCCTTGACCATATTGGACCAGAGCCTCTCTCTAATCAATTTAACGGGCCTGTCCTTCGGGAGGCTCTACGCGGGAAAAAATCTAAGATCAAAGCCGCCTTACTCGACCAACGCGTGGTTGCAGGCCTTGGTAATATTTATGTTTGCGAAGCTTTGTTTCGCGCCCTTATTTCACCGCGACGCGCCGCAGGGCGCCTGAGCGTAAGAGAAACTGACGCCCTTGCAGCTCATATCAAGGATGTCTTATCCGAAGCAATCCAAGCTGGCGGGAGTAGCTTGAAAGACTTTTCAAACACAGACGGAAAATTAGGATATTTCCAACATCAATTCGATGTTTACGGACGGGAAGGTAAGCCCTGCCCCGTTTGCAATACTCCCATAAAGCGTATCGTTCAAAGCGGTCGAAGTTCATTCTTTTGCAGGCCCTGTCAAAAATAA